The Deltaproteobacteria bacterium region GTTGGTGTGAGTAAGGTGGAAATTCAGGTCACGGACGACGGTGGTGGAGTCAAGCAAGCCGCAGTTGTTGCTGCAGCGGTTAAAAAGGGCCTGCTCTCCGAACAAGAGGCGAGTACACTAGACGAGAGGGCAGCGCTTGGGTTGATTTTTCAATCTGGCGTTTCTACCAGTGCGACTGTCACTGATCTCTCGGGTCGCGGCCTGGGCATGGCGATCGTTCGTGAAAAGGTCGAGCGGCTCGGTGGGCAAATCTGGGTTGACTCCAAGACCGGCGAAGGCACGACGTTTCGCATTCTCCTTCCGCTCACCTTGGCAACCTTCCGCGGCTTCTTTGTCGAAACTCGTGGGAGCACCTTTGTCATCCCGACAATGAACGTTGAACGTGTGGTGCGTATTCGCCCATCTGAGATCAAGTTCGTTGAAGATGTGGAAACGGTAACCCTCAACGGTCGTCCGGTCGGGTTAGCTTACTTGTCGCAGGTGTTGGATATCCCGGCGCAAGAACCCACTGATACCACACCTGGCTTCGTGCGCGGGCTGGTCTTAGCGAGCGGAGATCGTCGCGTCTTGTTTTGCGTTGACCAGATCATTAATGAGCAGGAAGTCCTCTTTAAGAGCCTCGGAACCTATCTTACCGATGTGCCGAATGTGGCTGGCGTCACTGTGCTTGGCTCAGGCAAGGTCGTTCCCATTCTCGATGTGCCGAACCTCGTCCGTTCGGCTATTGATGGAACATCCGTACGGCACACGGCGCGCACAGAGGCGCCGGTACGTGTGACAGAAAAGCACTCTGTGTTACTGGCTGAAGACTCAGTCACGTCACGGATGTTGCTGAAAGGGATTCTCGAATCCGCCGGCTATGAGGTGATAACCGCCGTTGATGGTCTTGATGCCCTGAGTCAGTTGGGCCGTCGAACCTTCGATCTCGTCGTCCCTGATGTAGAAATGCCACGCATGAGCGGATTCGAGTTGACCGCGAGTATCCGCAGTCATGAGAAGTACCTTCACCTTCCTGTCGTGCTTGTCACCGGCTTGGAGTCGCGCGGCGATCGCGAGCGTGGCATGGAGGCGGGTGCTAGTGCCTACATCGTCAAAGGGGACTTTACCCAAAACGATCTGCTCAAAACGGTGCAGCGCTTTATTCCCACACTCTCAGCCGCGGCGTGAGCAAGGAACAGACTGTGACTCGTGTGTTAGTCGTCGAAGACTCATCTACGCAGCGTGTATTTCTCACGGAAATACTGCGTACTGATCCGGCCATTGAGGTCGTGGGAGCAGTCACGAGTGGTCGCGAAGCCTTGGCGTTTCTTGCCCAGCAAAAGCCTGACGTGGTGACCATGGATCTGCGTATGCCTGACATGAACGGGCTCGAAGTAACACGACGAATCATGGAAACGTACCCCGTGCCGGTGGTCATTGTCAGCGCCTACTGGGACGTGGAAAGTGCAGATCTTGCGTTCCGCGCCATGGAGGCGGGGGCGGTAGCTGGCGTCAGTAAGCCAACTGCACTTGATGTGGAGGGAGGTGTAGAGCTTGCACAACAGTTCTTACAAACTGTGAAATTGATGGCCGAAGTCAAAGTCATCCGACGTTGGCCACGTGTTCGGCATCCACGGCACCTCACGCTCCCTTCCACTGTTCCTCCGTCGTCCAGAATGTCGTCACGGTTGCCGGCGTCGCCAACTTTGGAGGTGCCAGCTCCGGCACGGAGAGACATTGCTGTCGTAGTCATTGGGGCGTCGACGGGTGGCCCGCCGGTCTTGCGAACGATTTTGGCAGGATTGCCGAAGAACTTGCCAGTTCCGATCTTGATCGTTCAGCATATTGCCAAAGGGTTCTTGTTGGCACTGATTCAATGGCTACAGAATGAAACCGGACTGCCGATCTCGCGAGCTGCACAAGGCGAGAAGCCGTTACCCGGCCATGTGTACTTTGCTCCAGATGAGCACCACATGGGGATCGCCTTGAACAAGCGTATCGCGTTGGTTGCTGATCCCCCTGAATACGGGTTACGCCCGGCGGTGTCCTATTTGTTTCGTTCGGCTGCCGCGGTGTACGGAGGGGACGTGGTTGCAGCGCTGCTGACAGGCATGGGCAAAGATGGTGCCGAAGACCTGCGCCTCTTGCGTGAGAAAGGTGCCATTACCATCGCCCAAAACAAGGAAACGTCGGTCGTTCATGGCATGCCGGGGGCAGCCATTGCACTCGATGCAGCCTCCTATGTTCTTGCTCCTGAAGGGATCTCTCCATTACTGACTTCTCTCGTTCAACCGGAAGTGTCAACCGGTGACAATATAGTCGGCACTGTTCACACTGCACACAAGGAAACTCGTTGCTGATCCCACCAATCGTCTTCTGAGGAATTCACATGCCCAACCAAGTTGAGATTCTTGTTGTCGAAGATAGTCACACGCAGGCAACACAACTGCAGCAAATGCTGCAACGGCACAACTGTCAGGTCACCTGGGTGGCGACGGGTAAGGAAGCCCTTGCCGTGCTGCAGCGACACCGCCCGACGGTCGTTCTGAGCGATGTGATTATGCCGGAGATGGACGGCTATCAGTTGACACGCACCATCAAAGAAGATCCCCAGCTCAAGAATCTCCCGGTCATCCTGATGACCACGCTGTCGGACTCACGCGAGGTGATCAAAGCCCTTGAGAGTAAGGCAGATGGTTTCATTACCAAGCCGTGTCAGGAGCGATTTCTCTTGTCGCGAATTCACTATGTGCTGGCAAACCAACAGTTGCGAAAAACCGCTGCGGCAGACGGCAGCGTGCATGTCAGATTTGGCGAGAAACAGCACACCTTCCGTTCCGATCCGACGCAAATGGTGGACCTGTTGCTGTCCACATTCGACAACGCGATCCAGAAGAACACCGAGCTGGAACGCGCCTATCGCGCGCAGACGCGAACGCAGCTTGCTCTTCGCAGGTTGAATGAAGAACTAGAAGAGCGGGTTGACGCACGGACACGTCAGTTGAGCATTGCGGAAAGTAATCACCGAACCTTGCTCGACAGCAACGCTGATGCGATGCTGGTAGTCGATGAGGACAACCATGTCTGTTATGTGAACCCTGCCGCCGAGACTCTCTTTCAACATCCTGCGAGTGAGATTATCGGGACTGCACCTGCGTTTGCTATCGTTGCCGGCGAGACCAAAGAAGTTGCCGTACCCCAGGGAGCCGCTGAGCCAATTATCGCTGAAATGCGTGTGACGGGGATCGTGTGGCAAAGTCGCCCGGCGAGACTCGCGACGCTTCACGATGTCACCGCGCGTAAGAAGGTCGAGGAGATCTTACAAGCTGCCAAAGAAGCGGCGGAGGCCGCAGACCAAGCAAAGTCTGATTTCCTGGCCAACATGAGCCATGAAATTCGCACGCCGATGAACGGCATCATCGGTATGACGGAACTGTTGCTTGAAACGCCATTAAATGATGAGCAAAAAGACTTTGCGCAGACAGTAAAAGGGTGCTCGCAGTCGCTGCTGGGCATCATTAACGAGATCCTCGACTTCTCGAAAATCGAAGCGGGTAAGCTCGACATTGAAGTCCTGGATTTTGATCTGCGCACGACGCTCGAAACCGTCACCGACCTTTTTGCCAAGACCGCGGCTGACAAAAACATCGAGTTAGCGCTCCTCACATTGCATGATGTTCCGTCTGTGCTACGAGGAGACCCAGATCGACTGCGCCAGATTCTGATTAACCTTACCGGGAATGCCGTCAAGTTCACCGAAAAAGGTTAAGTGGTCATTCACGTGTCGGTTGACGAAGACACCGACACCCATGCGCTGCTACGCTTCGCAGTCTCGGACACAGGAATTGGTATCCCGGCTGATCGGATGGACCGGCTCTTCCAGACATTCTCACAAGTTGATACATCGTCGACTCGAAAATACGGTGGGACCGGCCTTGGTCTCGCTATCTCGAAGAAACTGGCACAGCTGATGGGAGGGGGCGTTGGCGTTGAGAGTGAGGTTGGCAAGGGAAGTACATTTTGGTTTACCGCTCGGCTGGAGAAACGGCCAGCCGCAGCAGCTCCTGCCAAAGCCACACGAACGGACCTCCATGGTCTTCGTGCCTTAGTTGTGGACGATAACCAAACCAATCGCACGATCCTGCAACATCAACTCTCGGCTTGGGGGATGGAAGTGGAATTGGCCGACGGCGGAGCACAAGCACTGGCCATTCTCGACCAAGCCAAACAAGAGGGGCGGAGTTTTCATATTGGCGTGCTTGACTGGCAGATGCCAGAAATGGATGGGCTCACCCTGGCTCGGGCTATCCGTACACGTTCGGAACTGAAGTCTATGCAACTTGCGTTTCTCACCTCAGTTGGGCAACGCGGTGAAGGGATGCGAGCACGCGAAGCTGGTATTCAAGCGTACCTCACTAAGCCAGTGCGACAAGCGCAACTGTTCGAGTGCTTATGTTTGCTGGCGAGTCAGGTCGAACAGAAGGCGACCCCTACCAGTAAAGCGCTCATCACGCAGCACACGTTAACTGACCATAAGGGGTATGCTCCGATTCTGGTGGTCGAGGACAATCAGATCAATCAAACGATTGTTGTCCGTTTGTTGGAACGTCTTGGGTACCGGGCTGATGTGGCGAGTAATGGTCGTGAAGGAGTCGAGGCCATGAGCCGACGAGAATACGCTGCCGTGCTCATGGACTGTCAAATGCCGGAGATGGATGGGTTTGAAGCGACTGCCCACATCCGCGCTAGCGAGCTTGAGACCGGGAGACACACCCCGATTATTGCCGTCACGGCCCATGACCTGCCAGGGGATCGAGAACGTTGCCTTAATGCTGGCATGGATGCCTATATTCCGAAGCCGGTGAACATTGATCTGCTCAAAACGACCCTCAACACCTGGGTGCCCAAACCGACGACGAGCGAAAGTGACCCGATCATTGCTCCGGTGCGACGCCTCCGTCTTCCGACCACATCCACAGAGGTTGCCCCGCAACTGACTCCCCAGGCGCGCAAGATCTTGTTGGCTGAAGATAATGTCGTCAATCAAAAGTTGGCACAACGCCTCCTGACCAAACTTGGCTATGAGGTGGACATTGTTGGGACTGGACGCGGGGTGTTAGAAGCCCTGGCGCGAGAGTCATACCCGCTCGTGTTGATGGATTGTCAGATGCCGGAGATGGATGGATTTGAGGCGACGCAGCAGATCCGCATTAGTAATACGCAAACTAACACCCACACTATTATCGTTGCCCTGACCGCCCATGCGATCAAAGGTGATCGAGAACGGTGTCTTGAAGCAGGCATGGATGATTACTTAACCAAGCCCATTGACCGTGACGCGCTTCAGGGTGTGTTGGAGAAGTGGATTGGTAAACCAGTGAAGGCGAGCCCGGTGGAAGAGGGGGGCGCTACGCCAGAAATTGCTGGAGCCGCACCGGAAACGACAGAAGTCGCCCCCACGATGGCCCAACAACCTGTTACTCCCGCTGTTACTCCCGTGAAGGTGGGAGAGGCTCCGCTGGACGTTACCACTGCCCTACAAATGGTAGAAGGGGATCACGAGCTGCTTGCAGAAATGGCTGAGCTGTTCTTACAGGATTACCCAGAGCATCTTGCGCAAATCTATCAGGCCCTGGTCCACCGCGATAAGCAATCGCTGTCAAGTGCAGCCCACACCCTTAAGGGAGCAGCCGGAAACTTTGCTGCCGGCCCAACCTGCGCTGCCGCGGCAACTCTCGAAAAGATGGGACGAGCTGGAGACTTCAGCCAGGTTTCTCTCGTCATCGATGAATTAGAGGCAGCTCTGTCCCAGCTTGCCCCTGCGCTCGAGAGAATCAAGAGAGGAGATCTGGCTCCGGCCGCTGCCCCATCGGCTCCGCAAGATGACACTGGAGACGCGGCTGCTGCCCTGCGAACAGGCGAGGCGGCGTAAGTTGCAGACAAGGCGATAAGAAACCTCGTGTGATGTCGGTCCCCTAAATCAGTCCACGAAAGATTGGTGCACTCAGCCTGTCACCCTGAGTGCAGCGTGGGGTCTCGCAGAGAGATTCTTCGCTCCGCTCAGAATGACAGACGCGAAAGGTCACAACGCAAAGTGTCCGAATGTTTTCGGGTCCGATTTAGCTCACCGATCAGACGGGCGAGGGGATAGGCTTCCCCTTTTCCCACTCGCCCGCGGATCACGTGATCAAGCGGCACAGAAACTCGCAACCGTTCTTGACTCGTCGTTGCGCTACGCGCTTGCCAAAGCCACGCGCATGCCTCTCGTTTACCTCATTGTTTCTTGTGCAAGGAGACGGACCTCACACAAATACGCACGAATCGATGCCGTGCCGCTGATGGGGTCACGGGTGTCGTCACCAATGAGCAAATTGTAATTTGCCCCCTCTTTGGTGAACGGATCGTACCCTGGTGTCCCCAGTGCCGTACAGCCCTGCCACCAGCCGTGTTCACCAACTACGACACGCGGATCGAGGTCCGTATCGAGGGAGGCACGCGCACGGACGCTGCCTTCTGGTGTTTCGATCGTGACCCAGTCACCTTGAGTTATCCCGCGTACCTTCGCCGCTTCTGGGTGCAGGGCTACCGCTGGATCAGCAGCGCGTTTACGTAAGCTGGGGAGGGAGCGATACTGGCTTTGACAGAACAGTGAAGGCTTGGCGCAGGTCAGCACCAAAGGAAAACGGCCAGTGAGGGCAGGTTGTGAGGCTGGGCTGATCGACGGTTCAGTGAAATCTGGTAACGGGGCGTAGCCGTGTTCCAGGAATGTTTCAGAATAGATTTCGATCTTGCGTGATGGCGTAGCGAAACCTCGCGGGTTGCCATGCGCATCGAGCTCAGCATGTTTGCAGTGACGGACCTGCAATGGAACCCGTATCCCCTTCGGCTGTGCGCGCAACGCTTCTAATGTGACACCCGAAGGTGCGAGTTGGTGACGATAGGCGGCCTCGATATTTCCGTTCCAAAAATGCGCAGCAAGACCAAGACGGGTGGCAAGGTCGAAAATAATATCCGTATCGGCGCGTGCCTCTCCTGGCGGCGATACAACCGGCTGGCGAAACTGAATCAATGACTGCGCCTCGGTGCTAATCTCGAAACCAATCTTTAACGCCTCGCGTTCAAAAGCCGATGCGACCGGCAGCACGACGTCAGCGAGCGCCGCAGTTGGGGTCATGAACAAATCTGCATGCGCGTAAAACGCAAGTGCCGCCAGCGCTGTACGCCCAGAATCGCCATCTACGTGTGACAACAACATATTGGAACCAAAACCGATTAACCCGAGCACTGGATAGGGGTTGCCGTGCAAAATCGCGCGATACAAATCGGCTGCGACGATGTTGTTCCACCGTGCCGGTCCGAGTGGGCGTTTTTCGACTCCCAAGGCTGGAGCCATTGTCTGTGCGGCGGGCAAATCTTCACCGGTGATCGCTGTGGAGGGGATCGCGGGAAGTAAGACATTTCCTCCAGGCGCATCAAAGCAACCAGTCAAAGCATACAACAAGGACATCGCACGCGCTGTTTGGGTAGCGTTCGCCTGTTGTTCATGGCCGCTCCACGCGTAGTATGAAACTGGTCGTGAGTGCCACAGCAACTGCGCGGTTTCCTCTAACTGTTTGCGGGGAATCCAACAGGTCTGTTCTACGATGTCCGGTGAGTATTTGCGACAGAGCGCAGCGTAGAGGGCAAATACGGGTCGGCACACAATTTCACCCTGTATCGTCTCGATACGATACTCACCATCGAGTGCGAGTGTTGTCGTGTTGTCATCATAGCCGCCGGTTGTCGGATCGTAGGTTACTGGTCCTGCATTCGTCGCGTCCCAGGCAACATAGTGGCGTGTATGTCCATCTGGCCGTATGGAGTTTGCGGTCAACAGTCGTCCGTTGTCGTTGCGCACGAGCAATGGGCCATTGGTCCAGGTGCGTATGAAGTGGGCATCGTACCAGCCCTGTTGAATCATGAGATTTGCGAGACCGAGCGCGAGAGCGCCATCGGTGCCGGGCCGCACGCGCAACCACACACCGGCTTTGCTGGCAAGGCCAGCGTGGCGGGGATCGATAACGATGAACTTCATGCCGCGCTTCTGCGCTTCTACCGCTGCGGTTGCGTGCGGCAGGCGGGTAAAGCTGGGATTATACCCCCAGAAGATTAAGCAACCGCTATTACCGATGTCTGCCATAGCGCCACCTGCACTACCGGTGGCCACGCTTGCGACGCCATAGGCATAGCGTGTAGCAAAGCCGCGACCCCACCCGCACACATCCAGACTGGTAACGCCATTAGGGGTACCGAACGCATTCATCAGCCGTCGGATAAAACCGGCGGAATCGGCAATTGTCGTTGTGGAAGGGGAGGCGATACTAAAGGCAACCGCCTCCGGCCCATGCTGGTCTGCAATTCGGCGCATGGCACTGGCGGTGAGATCGAGAGCGGTGTCCCAACTAATCCGTTCCCAACCTGGATCAGTGTCACCCTTTGGGCGGGTGCGGCGTAGCGGATGTGTCAGCCGTTCTGGATGATAGACGAGTTCTGGTGCTGCACGCCCCTTGGCGCAGATTGCATGGCCGGTCGGGTGCGATGGGTCAGGATCAAGGCGGATGAAACGACCATCTTCCACCGTGGCCACGGTTCCACAACGCGCAATGCAAAGGCCACAATAACCGTGGAGACGCTGCCTGTTCGCGTGCTCAGTCATGGGTTCTGATTCTCCTCAATGTCGAAGCGCTCACTCCTTGGGCAATGTGACCGGAATCTTGTACAGATTTACCGCCGAAG contains the following coding sequences:
- a CDS encoding response regulator; this encodes MPNQVEILVVEDSHTQATQLQQMLQRHNCQVTWVATGKEALAVLQRHRPTVVLSDVIMPEMDGYQLTRTIKEDPQLKNLPVILMTTLSDSREVIKALESKADGFITKPCQERFLLSRIHYVLANQQLRKTAAADGSVHVRFGEKQHTFRSDPTQMVDLLLSTFDNAIQKNTELERAYRAQTRTQLALRRLNEELEERVDARTRQLSIAESNHRTLLDSNADAMLVVDEDNHVCYVNPAAETLFQHPASEIIGTAPAFAIVAGETKEVAVPQGAAEPIIAEMRVTGIVWQSRPARLATLHDVTARKKVEEILQAAKEAAEAADQAKSDFLANMSHEIRTPMNGIIGMTELLLETPLNDEQKDFAQTVKGCSQSLLGIINEILDFSKIEAGKLDIEVLDFDLRTTLETVTDLFAKTAADKNIELALLTLHDVPSVLRGDPDRLRQILINLTGNAVKFTEKG
- the cheB gene encoding chemotaxis-specific protein-glutamate methyltransferase CheB codes for the protein MTRVLVVEDSSTQRVFLTEILRTDPAIEVVGAVTSGREALAFLAQQKPDVVTMDLRMPDMNGLEVTRRIMETYPVPVVIVSAYWDVESADLAFRAMEAGAVAGVSKPTALDVEGGVELAQQFLQTVKLMAEVKVIRRWPRVRHPRHLTLPSTVPPSSRMSSRLPASPTLEVPAPARRDIAVVVIGASTGGPPVLRTILAGLPKNLPVPILIVQHIAKGFLLALIQWLQNETGLPISRAAQGEKPLPGHVYFAPDEHHMGIALNKRIALVADPPEYGLRPAVSYLFRSAAAVYGGDVVAALLTGMGKDGAEDLRLLREKGAITIAQNKETSVVHGMPGAAIALDAASYVLAPEGISPLLTSLVQPEVSTGDNIVGTVHTAHKETRC
- a CDS encoding response regulator, translating into MVIHVSVDEDTDTHALLRFAVSDTGIGIPADRMDRLFQTFSQVDTSSTRKYGGTGLGLAISKKLAQLMGGGVGVESEVGKGSTFWFTARLEKRPAAAAPAKATRTDLHGLRALVVDDNQTNRTILQHQLSAWGMEVELADGGAQALAILDQAKQEGRSFHIGVLDWQMPEMDGLTLARAIRTRSELKSMQLAFLTSVGQRGEGMRAREAGIQAYLTKPVRQAQLFECLCLLASQVEQKATPTSKALITQHTLTDHKGYAPILVVEDNQINQTIVVRLLERLGYRADVASNGREGVEAMSRREYAAVLMDCQMPEMDGFEATAHIRASELETGRHTPIIAVTAHDLPGDRERCLNAGMDAYIPKPVNIDLLKTTLNTWVPKPTTSESDPIIAPVRRLRLPTTSTEVAPQLTPQARKILLAEDNVVNQKLAQRLLTKLGYEVDIVGTGRGVLEALARESYPLVLMDCQMPEMDGFEATQQIRISNTQTNTHTIIVALTAHAIKGDRERCLEAGMDDYLTKPIDRDALQGVLEKWIGKPVKASPVEEGGATPEIAGAAPETTEVAPTMAQQPVTPAVTPVKVGEAPLDVTTALQMVEGDHELLAEMAELFLQDYPEHLAQIYQALVHRDKQSLSSAAHTLKGAAGNFAAGPTCAAAATLEKMGRAGDFSQVSLVIDELEAALSQLAPALERIKRGDLAPAAAPSAPQDDTGDAAAALRTGEAA
- a CDS encoding molybdopterin oxidoreductase, with the translated sequence MTEHANRQRLHGYCGLCIARCGTVATVEDGRFIRLDPDPSHPTGHAICAKGRAAPELVYHPERLTHPLRRTRPKGDTDPGWERISWDTALDLTASAMRRIADQHGPEAVAFSIASPSTTTIADSAGFIRRLMNAFGTPNGVTSLDVCGWGRGFATRYAYGVASVATGSAGGAMADIGNSGCLIFWGYNPSFTRLPHATAAVEAQKRGMKFIVIDPRHAGLASKAGVWLRVRPGTDGALALGLANLMIQQGWYDAHFIRTWTNGPLLVRNDNGRLLTANSIRPDGHTRHYVAWDATNAGPVTYDPTTGGYDDNTTTLALDGEYRIETIQGEIVCRPVFALYAALCRKYSPDIVEQTCWIPRKQLEETAQLLWHSRPVSYYAWSGHEQQANATQTARAMSLLYALTGCFDAPGGNVLLPAIPSTAITGEDLPAAQTMAPALGVEKRPLGPARWNNIVAADLYRAILHGNPYPVLGLIGFGSNMLLSHVDGDSGRTALAALAFYAHADLFMTPTAALADVVLPVASAFEREALKIGFEISTEAQSLIQFRQPVVSPPGEARADTDIIFDLATRLGLAAHFWNGNIEAAYRHQLAPSGVTLEALRAQPKGIRVPLQVRHCKHAELDAHGNPRGFATPSRKIEIYSETFLEHGYAPLPDFTEPSISPASQPALTGRFPLVLTCAKPSLFCQSQYRSLPSLRKRAADPAVALHPEAAKVRGITQGDWVTIETPEGSVRARASLDTDLDPRVVVGEHGWWQGCTALGTPGYDPFTKEGANYNLLIGDDTRDPISGTASIRAYLCEVRLLAQETMR